The following are encoded in a window of Onthophagus taurus isolate NC chromosome 3, IU_Otau_3.0, whole genome shotgun sequence genomic DNA:
- the LOC111416999 gene encoding putative uncharacterized protein DDB_G0277255 isoform X1 — protein sequence MKTFRKCSFKLFNLRKIKRKRRNGQPSTQHLTEKMSSAICQHFVQNAWKKDLCSNCFKSKDEHNQECPPKLKATPIKLKKPIESIIKTSSNKSLKPKRSVEFTKELVEIIGFGGEDCFSDEEIDEDGEETSDDDDDFLNDDKELEKLTKNNTEFNANLPPITIENGNETKKSYTHLLLGRPQLDSEGKKQTLLVSVTPFGQGENSSITGNNRKYNINNNKNGISHIPVAKNVVKDKEIKEKEPTNVILTSYTTKSSEKEKSLLDEISETLEKSKNPIQIVNNRKKIETEILLKPDSITNKDNVNKKQDDEGISLNEESDNVKGKSTISERKNGLSRTAIIKKDQEKPIIYQTSTAKIELMNTKNLNSNNKDKINKLDVNGKEKILLHKDNEKNDLEKRVSLNDNKIDVKMSKENVKEKVEVKEDEVSDTSLTSTGSSSSEENSLIIEENKQIPELKIPSQNREQPDGRADPEESEPPALPLTPPPTFDSSHNSSFLHGQVKTSTIQDKPKIPCKPSTILIRKPINNVPSIENHPQPVVLTTFIPNTENKSETNLNQNLVSTNNLINGKPKVVKLEKQDSGSKRKAPKPPLPDDEKIDDKKDRFSMLINNQRIKSPKLEDIYANSYQGLPPEPLPRRSLSLSSDNLLAQSEEKKKRARFSLKKFLRMGSNKDLNKTPTQNDLQQQKINLTIPEDFGPAPQIKPRLVIVHPSELNGDKVEVVSKTPSASFQDVPDYSNLNQLNKSVMKPAPPPRNYEDYTPKPNLPHPPKSQQVINKQKEYSKILNSKKVETVYANIGEVRSALTPNKPHRTASMREREAQQQKRANNNNNNNGYENVNVKNLNSNSNSNENYYDYVNNRSSSPECDSKTNGNRRELNGLSQKSESNIDISSENYYNNNKYQNCGIIPRSLSLTYCGSETESEIYSPYSFCGSESEIAEDENDHQWGTTNGKIHKLRSKKGRSIVHKNLEDNYGAVIVANHEALAQVLENIQQNAPIQPALRGLKSLPSLRWTDFTIKNSAQSVIIGPRAFHQAIWGSQHVTLVISTGTASTTTLSLGVYALMPVTEFSDLIPVQYLPEKPGDASIKQLQASVAILPWMQVHTIESYGDLLKSKSSQSIDDHGKDASFILLQLVNSLKVLQAQGIEELPSSLSTFVLSREVDKDTHYRIYVLQGLGEDAIRKNDDDTFITLCQCASNAMLKLQIPPKIASLIQNLLKNERAVSLTQTKSVLEFSLWGPSDVALSNSIKEREQALQRWLDLQRATVLHGLVCTKVQLNVYEECHLLFLVRSTARMMSDASLLLESSNKQNGGNLNGIKS from the exons ATGAAAACATTTAGAAAGTgtagttttaaattgtttaatttgaggaaaattaaacgaaaacgAAG AAATGGTCAACCATCAACACAACACTTAACTGAAAAGATGTCGTCGGCGATTTGTCAACATTTCGTCCAAAACGCTTGGAAAAAAGATTTATGCTCAAACTGTTTTAAATCGAAAGATGAACACAATCAAGAATGCCCACCAAAATTAAAAGCAACCCCAATTAAATTGAAGAAACCCATCGAAAGCATCATAAAAACGAGctcaaataaatcattaaaaccaAAACGTTCAGTGGAATTTACCAAAGAACTTGTAGAAATTATCGGTTTTGGTGGCgaagattgtttttctgatgAAGAAATCGACGAAGATGGTGAGGAAACgagtgatgatgatgatgattttttaaacgatgATAAGGAACTTgagaaattaacaaaaaataatacagaatttaatgcaaatttaCCTCCGATCACAATTGAAAATGGAAATGAAACGAAGAAAAGTTATACTCATTTATTGTTAGGAAGACCTCAATTAGATTCTGAAGGAAAAAAGCAAACCCTTTTAGTATCTGTAACACCTTTTGGTCAAGGTGAAAATTCAAGTATAACAGGAAATAATCggaaatataatattaataataataaaaatggtatATCACATATCCCCGTAgctaaaaatgttgttaaagataaagaaataaaagaaaaagaaccAACTAACGTTATTTTAACATCTTACACAACAAAAAGTTCAGAAAaggaaaaatctcttttagatGAAATATCCGAAACGTTagaaaaaagcaaaaatccaattcaaattgtaaataaccgtaaaaaaatcgaaaccgAAATTCTATTAAAACCAGATTCGATAACGAATAAAGACAACGTTAATAAAAAGCAGGATGATGAAGGAATTTCTTTGAATGAAGAGTCCGATAATGTTAAAGGTAAATCTACGATTTCTGAAAGAAAGAATGGGTTAAGTCGGACGgcgattattaaaaaagatcaaGAAAAGCCGATTATTTATCAAACTTCAACCGCTAAAATTGAACTAATgaacacaaaaaatttaaattctaataataaagacaaaattaataaattggatgttaatggaaaagaaaaaattcttcTACATAAAGATAACGagaaaaatgatttagaaAAAAGGGTTTCTTTGAATGacaataaaattgatgttaaAATGAGTAAGGAGaatgtaaaagaaaaagtagAAGTTAAAGAAGATGAAGTGTCCGATACGAGTTTAACAAGTACTGGGAGTTCAAGTAGCGAGgaaaattctttaataattgaagaaaataaacaaattccag aattaaaaattccatCACAAAATCGCGAACAACCCGATGGTCGTGCTGATCCCGAAGAATCTGAACCTCCTGCTTTACCATTAACACCACCCCCAACGTTTGATTCATCTCATAACAGTTCGTTTTTACATGGGCAAGTTAAAACAAGTACGATTCAAGATAAACCGAAAATTCCTTGTAAACCGTCCACTATTCTTATAAGAAAACCGATAAATAACGTTCCATCAATTGAAAATCATCCACAACCGGTTgttttaacaacttttatacccAACACTGAAAATAAATCGGAAActaatttaaaccaaaatttagtTTCGactaataatttaattaacggAAAACCGAAAGTTgttaaattagaaaaacaaGATTCTGGTAGTAAAAGAAAAGCTCCTAAACCACCGTTACCTGACGATgagaaaattgatgataaaaagGATCGATTTTCGATGTTGATTAATAATCAAAGGATTAAATCGCCGAAATTAGAAGATATTTATGCAAATAGTTACCAAGGTTTACCCCCGGAACCGCTTCCAAGAAGATCTTTATCGTTATCCTCCGATAATTTATTAGCACAAAGTGAAGAGAAGAAAAAGCGAGCTcgattttcgttaaaaaaatttttacgcATGGGTTCAaacaaagatttaaataaaacaccaACTCAAAATGATttgcaacaacaaaaaattaatttaacaatacCAGAAGATTTCGGACCAGCCCCTCAAATAAAACCAAGATTAGTTATTGTTCATCCATCGGAATTAAATGGTGATAAAGTTGAGGTTGTTTCGAAAACACCATCAGCATCGTTTCAAGATGTTCCAGattattcaaatttgaatcaattaaataaatcggTTATGAAACCAGCTCCTCCACCAAGAAATTACGAAGATTACACCCCAAAACCGAATCTTCCGCATCCCCCGAAATCACAACAagttataaacaaacaaaaagaatactcgaaaatattaaattcaaaaaaagtcGAAACTGTTTATGCCAATATTGGTGAGGTTAGATCGGCTTTAACGCCGAATAAACCCCATCGAACTGCGAGTATGCGAGAAAGAGAAGctcaacaacaaaaaagagctaataataataataataataatggttaTGAAAATgtgaatgttaaaaatttaaattccaaTTCAAACTCGAAcgaaaattattacgattatGTTAATAATCGTTCGAGTTCACCCGAATGTGATTCAAAAACTAACGGGAATAGAAGAGAACTTAATGGGTTAAGTCAAAAATCGGAAAGCAATATTGATATTTCttcagaaaattattataataataataaatatcaaaattgcgGGATTATTCCAAGATCGCTGTCTTTAACTTATTGCGGAAGTGAAACCGAATCGGAAATTTATTcaccttatagtttttgtgGAAGCGAATCTgag aTTGCCGAAGATGAAAATGACCATCAATGGGGTACAACGAATGGAAAAATCCATAAATTACGTTCGAAAAAAGGTCGAAGTATCGTTCATAAAAACCTCGAAGATAATTACGGAGCCGTAATTGTAGCGAATCATGAAGCTTTAGCGCAAGTTTtagaaaat attCAACAAAATGCACCAATCCAACCGGCTTTACGAGGTTTAAAATCTCTTCCGAGTCTTCGTTGGACCGATTTTACGATTAAAAATAGCGCCCAATCTGTTATAATCGGCCCGAGGGCTTTTCATCAAGCTATTTGGGGGTCTCAACATGTAACTCTCGTCATTTCAACCGGAACGGCATCAACGACTACTTTATCCTTGGGTGTTTATGCTTTAATGCCCGTGACGGAATTTAGCGATTTAATTCCGGTTCAATATTTACCAGAAAAACCTGGTGATGCAAGTATTAAACAACTTCAAG ctTCTGTGGCAATACTTCCTTGGATGCAAGTTCATACAATTGAAAGTTATggggatttattaaaatcaaagtcGAGTCAAAGTATTGACGATCATGGGAAAGATGCGAGTTTTATTCTTTTGCAATTGGTGAATTCATTAAAAGTTTTGCAAGCTCAAGGAATTGAAGAGCTTCCTTCGTCTTTATCAACTTTCGTGCTTTCTCGCGAAGTGGATAAAGATACCCACTATCGGATTTATGTTCTTCAAGGACTTGGAGAGGATGCGATTCGAAAAAATGATGATGATACATTCATAACATTATGCCAATGTGCCTCAAATGCTAtgttaaaacttcaaattccCCCAAAAATTGCGTCTTTGAtccaaaatttattgaaaaacgaACGAGCTGTTTCATTGACACAAACGAAATCGGTGTTGGAGTTTTCTTTATGGGGGCCTTCTGATGTTGCGTTGAGTAATAGTATTAAAGAGCGTGAGC
- the LOC111416999 gene encoding putative uncharacterized protein DDB_G0277255 isoform X2 — protein MSSAICQHFVQNAWKKDLCSNCFKSKDEHNQECPPKLKATPIKLKKPIESIIKTSSNKSLKPKRSVEFTKELVEIIGFGGEDCFSDEEIDEDGEETSDDDDDFLNDDKELEKLTKNNTEFNANLPPITIENGNETKKSYTHLLLGRPQLDSEGKKQTLLVSVTPFGQGENSSITGNNRKYNINNNKNGISHIPVAKNVVKDKEIKEKEPTNVILTSYTTKSSEKEKSLLDEISETLEKSKNPIQIVNNRKKIETEILLKPDSITNKDNVNKKQDDEGISLNEESDNVKGKSTISERKNGLSRTAIIKKDQEKPIIYQTSTAKIELMNTKNLNSNNKDKINKLDVNGKEKILLHKDNEKNDLEKRVSLNDNKIDVKMSKENVKEKVEVKEDEVSDTSLTSTGSSSSEENSLIIEENKQIPELKIPSQNREQPDGRADPEESEPPALPLTPPPTFDSSHNSSFLHGQVKTSTIQDKPKIPCKPSTILIRKPINNVPSIENHPQPVVLTTFIPNTENKSETNLNQNLVSTNNLINGKPKVVKLEKQDSGSKRKAPKPPLPDDEKIDDKKDRFSMLINNQRIKSPKLEDIYANSYQGLPPEPLPRRSLSLSSDNLLAQSEEKKKRARFSLKKFLRMGSNKDLNKTPTQNDLQQQKINLTIPEDFGPAPQIKPRLVIVHPSELNGDKVEVVSKTPSASFQDVPDYSNLNQLNKSVMKPAPPPRNYEDYTPKPNLPHPPKSQQVINKQKEYSKILNSKKVETVYANIGEVRSALTPNKPHRTASMREREAQQQKRANNNNNNNGYENVNVKNLNSNSNSNENYYDYVNNRSSSPECDSKTNGNRRELNGLSQKSESNIDISSENYYNNNKYQNCGIIPRSLSLTYCGSETESEIYSPYSFCGSESEIAEDENDHQWGTTNGKIHKLRSKKGRSIVHKNLEDNYGAVIVANHEALAQVLENIQQNAPIQPALRGLKSLPSLRWTDFTIKNSAQSVIIGPRAFHQAIWGSQHVTLVISTGTASTTTLSLGVYALMPVTEFSDLIPVQYLPEKPGDASIKQLQASVAILPWMQVHTIESYGDLLKSKSSQSIDDHGKDASFILLQLVNSLKVLQAQGIEELPSSLSTFVLSREVDKDTHYRIYVLQGLGEDAIRKNDDDTFITLCQCASNAMLKLQIPPKIASLIQNLLKNERAVSLTQTKSVLEFSLWGPSDVALSNSIKEREQALQRWLDLQRATVLHGLVCTKVQLNVYEECHLLFLVRSTARMMSDASLLLESSNKQNGGNLNGIKS, from the exons ATGTCGTCGGCGATTTGTCAACATTTCGTCCAAAACGCTTGGAAAAAAGATTTATGCTCAAACTGTTTTAAATCGAAAGATGAACACAATCAAGAATGCCCACCAAAATTAAAAGCAACCCCAATTAAATTGAAGAAACCCATCGAAAGCATCATAAAAACGAGctcaaataaatcattaaaaccaAAACGTTCAGTGGAATTTACCAAAGAACTTGTAGAAATTATCGGTTTTGGTGGCgaagattgtttttctgatgAAGAAATCGACGAAGATGGTGAGGAAACgagtgatgatgatgatgattttttaaacgatgATAAGGAACTTgagaaattaacaaaaaataatacagaatttaatgcaaatttaCCTCCGATCACAATTGAAAATGGAAATGAAACGAAGAAAAGTTATACTCATTTATTGTTAGGAAGACCTCAATTAGATTCTGAAGGAAAAAAGCAAACCCTTTTAGTATCTGTAACACCTTTTGGTCAAGGTGAAAATTCAAGTATAACAGGAAATAATCggaaatataatattaataataataaaaatggtatATCACATATCCCCGTAgctaaaaatgttgttaaagataaagaaataaaagaaaaagaaccAACTAACGTTATTTTAACATCTTACACAACAAAAAGTTCAGAAAaggaaaaatctcttttagatGAAATATCCGAAACGTTagaaaaaagcaaaaatccaattcaaattgtaaataaccgtaaaaaaatcgaaaccgAAATTCTATTAAAACCAGATTCGATAACGAATAAAGACAACGTTAATAAAAAGCAGGATGATGAAGGAATTTCTTTGAATGAAGAGTCCGATAATGTTAAAGGTAAATCTACGATTTCTGAAAGAAAGAATGGGTTAAGTCGGACGgcgattattaaaaaagatcaaGAAAAGCCGATTATTTATCAAACTTCAACCGCTAAAATTGAACTAATgaacacaaaaaatttaaattctaataataaagacaaaattaataaattggatgttaatggaaaagaaaaaattcttcTACATAAAGATAACGagaaaaatgatttagaaAAAAGGGTTTCTTTGAATGacaataaaattgatgttaaAATGAGTAAGGAGaatgtaaaagaaaaagtagAAGTTAAAGAAGATGAAGTGTCCGATACGAGTTTAACAAGTACTGGGAGTTCAAGTAGCGAGgaaaattctttaataattgaagaaaataaacaaattccag aattaaaaattccatCACAAAATCGCGAACAACCCGATGGTCGTGCTGATCCCGAAGAATCTGAACCTCCTGCTTTACCATTAACACCACCCCCAACGTTTGATTCATCTCATAACAGTTCGTTTTTACATGGGCAAGTTAAAACAAGTACGATTCAAGATAAACCGAAAATTCCTTGTAAACCGTCCACTATTCTTATAAGAAAACCGATAAATAACGTTCCATCAATTGAAAATCATCCACAACCGGTTgttttaacaacttttatacccAACACTGAAAATAAATCGGAAActaatttaaaccaaaatttagtTTCGactaataatttaattaacggAAAACCGAAAGTTgttaaattagaaaaacaaGATTCTGGTAGTAAAAGAAAAGCTCCTAAACCACCGTTACCTGACGATgagaaaattgatgataaaaagGATCGATTTTCGATGTTGATTAATAATCAAAGGATTAAATCGCCGAAATTAGAAGATATTTATGCAAATAGTTACCAAGGTTTACCCCCGGAACCGCTTCCAAGAAGATCTTTATCGTTATCCTCCGATAATTTATTAGCACAAAGTGAAGAGAAGAAAAAGCGAGCTcgattttcgttaaaaaaatttttacgcATGGGTTCAaacaaagatttaaataaaacaccaACTCAAAATGATttgcaacaacaaaaaattaatttaacaatacCAGAAGATTTCGGACCAGCCCCTCAAATAAAACCAAGATTAGTTATTGTTCATCCATCGGAATTAAATGGTGATAAAGTTGAGGTTGTTTCGAAAACACCATCAGCATCGTTTCAAGATGTTCCAGattattcaaatttgaatcaattaaataaatcggTTATGAAACCAGCTCCTCCACCAAGAAATTACGAAGATTACACCCCAAAACCGAATCTTCCGCATCCCCCGAAATCACAACAagttataaacaaacaaaaagaatactcgaaaatattaaattcaaaaaaagtcGAAACTGTTTATGCCAATATTGGTGAGGTTAGATCGGCTTTAACGCCGAATAAACCCCATCGAACTGCGAGTATGCGAGAAAGAGAAGctcaacaacaaaaaagagctaataataataataataataatggttaTGAAAATgtgaatgttaaaaatttaaattccaaTTCAAACTCGAAcgaaaattattacgattatGTTAATAATCGTTCGAGTTCACCCGAATGTGATTCAAAAACTAACGGGAATAGAAGAGAACTTAATGGGTTAAGTCAAAAATCGGAAAGCAATATTGATATTTCttcagaaaattattataataataataaatatcaaaattgcgGGATTATTCCAAGATCGCTGTCTTTAACTTATTGCGGAAGTGAAACCGAATCGGAAATTTATTcaccttatagtttttgtgGAAGCGAATCTgag aTTGCCGAAGATGAAAATGACCATCAATGGGGTACAACGAATGGAAAAATCCATAAATTACGTTCGAAAAAAGGTCGAAGTATCGTTCATAAAAACCTCGAAGATAATTACGGAGCCGTAATTGTAGCGAATCATGAAGCTTTAGCGCAAGTTTtagaaaat attCAACAAAATGCACCAATCCAACCGGCTTTACGAGGTTTAAAATCTCTTCCGAGTCTTCGTTGGACCGATTTTACGATTAAAAATAGCGCCCAATCTGTTATAATCGGCCCGAGGGCTTTTCATCAAGCTATTTGGGGGTCTCAACATGTAACTCTCGTCATTTCAACCGGAACGGCATCAACGACTACTTTATCCTTGGGTGTTTATGCTTTAATGCCCGTGACGGAATTTAGCGATTTAATTCCGGTTCAATATTTACCAGAAAAACCTGGTGATGCAAGTATTAAACAACTTCAAG ctTCTGTGGCAATACTTCCTTGGATGCAAGTTCATACAATTGAAAGTTATggggatttattaaaatcaaagtcGAGTCAAAGTATTGACGATCATGGGAAAGATGCGAGTTTTATTCTTTTGCAATTGGTGAATTCATTAAAAGTTTTGCAAGCTCAAGGAATTGAAGAGCTTCCTTCGTCTTTATCAACTTTCGTGCTTTCTCGCGAAGTGGATAAAGATACCCACTATCGGATTTATGTTCTTCAAGGACTTGGAGAGGATGCGATTCGAAAAAATGATGATGATACATTCATAACATTATGCCAATGTGCCTCAAATGCTAtgttaaaacttcaaattccCCCAAAAATTGCGTCTTTGAtccaaaatttattgaaaaacgaACGAGCTGTTTCATTGACACAAACGAAATCGGTGTTGGAGTTTTCTTTATGGGGGCCTTCTGATGTTGCGTTGAGTAATAGTATTAAAGAGCGTGAGC